The Enterobacter oligotrophicus sequence TCTCTTCGCGGGACATCGGCAGGAACGGAGCCGGTCCAAAGCAGGCCGCCCAGTGCTGGGGCCAGGAGAAGAGGTCTCGATCCGGCTGGATCAGGGAAATTGCGCTCATAATGCTTCCGAAGAAAAAACAGACAAAAGGAGCGGGATTATACGCTGGATTATTGTGGGAAATGAAGGGGTATTTATTGCCCGGTAGCGCTTCGCTTACCGGGCCTACGGGCCTGTAGGTCGGGTCAGGCGAAGCCGCCACCCGACACGTTTACGGCGCTGGATTGACCAGCATCTGCCCCACGGAACCCCTGTCCATCATCTCCAGCGTCTGGCTGTGGAACAGGAACGGGAAGTGCGGCCACGAAGGCTGGCCATAGTAGACCAGCAGTTCAACCTGCCCATCCACCCAGACGGTATCTTTCCAGCCACGGTCTTCCGGGAACGGCATTGCCCCGTTGACGTTGCGGATCAGGAATGACACCCCTTCAATATGGAACGACTGCGGCATGTCCGAGCGAACCGTCCAGCGCTCCCAGGTGCCTTGCTGGGCAGTGATATCAATGCGATTGACGTCCCACAGCGCACCGTTGATCCCCGGATCGTCGCCCAGGCTGATATCGCGGCTGCGCACGGGCGATCCATTGAGGATCTCCTGCGGCAGTAAACGCATTGGCAGGCTATCGGTGACCAGTGGCAGCAGGCCAGTCGGGCGCAGAGTCAATACCAGCGTGGAGACCAGAATGCTCGATGGTTCGAAGAACCCGCGAATGCGATCCACAATGCTCGCCGCTTCACCGCAGGTAACAGACACTTCATCCCCGTTGGTCATGTCCACGAGAATTTCCCGACGTTCGCCCGGTGCCAGCGCCAGTTGCTTGACGGAAACCGGCGCAGGTAAAAAGCCCTGATCGCCTGAGATCACATGCAACGCGCGGCCATCACTCATCTGAAGCTGGTAGCGGCGCGAGTTGGACGCGTTAAGCAGACGCAGGCGCACCCAACCGCGAGAGACTTCGACATACGGGCTTTGTGCGCCGTTGACCAGCAGCGTGTCACCGACAAAGCCGCCGCTGCCCGGCTCGCTGTACTCCGGCGTGCCGAAGTTATCCAGACGTTTGTCCTGAATAATGACCGGGAAATCATCCACACCGTAGTGGTTCGGGATCGGCAGTGATTTGCTGATTTCATCTTCGATCAGCCACATTCCGGCGAGACCGTTATAAACCTGCTGCGCCGTGCGGTTAGGGGTGTTGGCGTGATACCACAGCGTAGCCGCGCTCTGACGGATCGGCAGCACCGGAGCCCAGTCAGCATTTGGCGACATCATGCGCGCCGCGCCGCCCATCAGCGGGCCAGGAACCTGTAAACCGCTGACGGTCATGGCGACATTTTCAGTCGTGCGGTTACTGTAAATCAGCTTAACGTCATCGCCGTTCCACACGCGGATGGTCGGCCCAAGATAGCGCCCGTTAATTCCCCAGACGGACGCGCGCGTCCCCTGGGTAAAGGACCAGTGGCTGCGCTGCAGGGTCAGGAAAAGTGGCTGCCCGCGACGGGATTCAATCAACGGCGGAATGGGCAGCGGCTGCTGCTGCCCGGCGGCGCTGGCTCTCAGCGGCATCGCACCCGCACAGAGGGCGATCCCCGAAGCCTGAATAAACTGACGCCGACTGAGTGACATATAAGCTCCATCTGAAACGACTAACAACGCGGGAATTCGTTTTCCCTGTAACGCCGGATTAAATTTTCCCGGCGGCTTCTCTCTCTGCGACTTCTTTGTCGAGCTGCGCAATATGCTGAGCCATCAGCTCACGGCAGTGTGCTGCCAGCTCGCGCACCTGATCTTTACCGTACTTACTGGTGTCCACCGGCGGCAGCATTTCGACAATAACCAGCCCGTTATTCAGACGGTTGAGATTAATCTTATTAGAAGTATTGGAAACACACACAGGAATAATTGGAACGCCTGCCGCAATTGCAGCATGAAACGCACCGGTTTTGAACGGCAGCAGGCCGCGACCACGGCTGCGCGTCCCTTCCGGGAACATCCAGATGGAGATTTTGCGTTTCTTAAAGTGATTCACCACTTCCGCAATGGTGCCGTGCGCTTTCGCGCGATTGTTACGGTCGATCAGCAGGTTACCGGTGAGCCAGTACAGTTGACCGAAAAACGGTATCCACAACAGGCTCTTTTTCCCTACGGTCACGGTCGGCGGCAGTACGATGTTTGAGGCCGTCACCATATCGTAGTTGTTCTGATGATTTGCGATATAAATGGCGTTCCCGAAATGCTCAGCTCCTTCAGGCAGGCGTTTTTCAACCTTCAGACCAAACAGTGGCGCAAGACGACCAAACATATGCCCAAAGGTGGCAACATGCTTTGGATTACGCGGGCTGAACAGGCAATAGATGCAGCCGAAAACACAGACCAGAATGCAGTAGATAACGGTAAGAATGAGACGAACAATGTATAGCATAGCGACCTCTGAAGCCCCAACAGCGACAATTATACTTCACCTGTGGCCAGGTAAGGACTTTATTACGAGCGCGTATTGTTAATCGCAACGCACGAATTAACAACGTTTTTACGGGAAATTTTCCTGAAATACCCCCTCCGGAACAGAGGGGGCTAAATCTGGTTACGCTTCGCTGTCGTCCGCTTTTGGACGAACCGGAGAATCAACATCTATCCGGTCGATACGCTGCAGGCCACGCATCAGTGAACCGCGGCGACCGCGCTCACCGACTACCTTCTGCAACTCTTCCGGACGAAGTTTGATTTTACGTTTGCCGACATGAATGGTCAGCGTGCTCTGCGGCGGCAGAAGGAAGAGGTGCGCCAGGCCATCTTCGCCTTTTGCTGCTTCCGCCGACGGAATGTTAATGATCTTGTTGCCTTTCCCTTTCGACAGCTCCGGCAGATCGCTGACCGGGAACATCAGCATACGTCCGGCAGCGGTGATCGCCAGCAGCATGTCGCTCTCGTTCTCAATCACCAGCGGCGTCATGACGTGCGCGTTATCCGGCAGGCTGATCAGCGCCTTACCGGCACGGTTGCGCGACACGAGATCATTGAAAGTACAGATAAAGCCGTAACCAGCGTCAGAGGCCATCAGCAGTTTTTGGTCGTCGGCTTCCATCAGCATATGCTCAACGGTCGCACCCGGCGGCAGCGTCAGCTTGCCGGTGAGGGGCTCGCCCTGCCCACGCGCAGATGGCAGCGTGATTGGGTCGATGGCGTAGCTGCGGCCCGTGGAGTCGATAAACGCCACCGGCTGGTTACTCTTCCCTTTCACCGCCGCTTTGAAGCTGTCGCCGGATTTATAACTCAGCCCCGGCGCGTCGATATCGTGACCTTTGGCGCTACGCACC is a genomic window containing:
- the ftsP gene encoding cell division protein FtsP, which codes for MSLSRRQFIQASGIALCAGAMPLRASAAGQQQPLPIPPLIESRRGQPLFLTLQRSHWSFTQGTRASVWGINGRYLGPTIRVWNGDDVKLIYSNRTTENVAMTVSGLQVPGPLMGGAARMMSPNADWAPVLPIRQSAATLWYHANTPNRTAQQVYNGLAGMWLIEDEISKSLPIPNHYGVDDFPVIIQDKRLDNFGTPEYSEPGSGGFVGDTLLVNGAQSPYVEVSRGWVRLRLLNASNSRRYQLQMSDGRALHVISGDQGFLPAPVSVKQLALAPGERREILVDMTNGDEVSVTCGEAASIVDRIRGFFEPSSILVSTLVLTLRPTGLLPLVTDSLPMRLLPQEILNGSPVRSRDISLGDDPGINGALWDVNRIDITAQQGTWERWTVRSDMPQSFHIEGVSFLIRNVNGAMPFPEDRGWKDTVWVDGQVELLVYYGQPSWPHFPFLFHSQTLEMMDRGSVGQMLVNPAP
- the plsC gene encoding 1-acylglycerol-3-phosphate O-acyltransferase; its protein translation is MLYIVRLILTVIYCILVCVFGCIYCLFSPRNPKHVATFGHMFGRLAPLFGLKVEKRLPEGAEHFGNAIYIANHQNNYDMVTASNIVLPPTVTVGKKSLLWIPFFGQLYWLTGNLLIDRNNRAKAHGTIAEVVNHFKKRKISIWMFPEGTRSRGRGLLPFKTGAFHAAIAAGVPIIPVCVSNTSNKINLNRLNNGLVIVEMLPPVDTSKYGKDQVRELAAHCRELMAQHIAQLDKEVAEREAAGKI